In Pseudomonas nunensis, a single window of DNA contains:
- a CDS encoding EAL domain-containing protein — translation MESMTLDVTSRLVRWLLPQSLRAQFTLAFLTLALLILAGGATAVYALRTSNNATRQLTDERLVRMQNGQDMLQRTLLIERQTDQLLTTRSPDALRSSYAATVEQLEALDQLVQQLTAANSGVAILDMYQSSQMFRNTANIVAQLRESLLQTEVTFEQTVEEHTARLTATQTRASLELAVLLFDLPQALDSDAVQRLRIRYERLSRTAGQLPDADLETPDLFTLRLNLINQQNVIQRFNEELKNEAGVLVAVARAQSSAYTEDYREAVQRLVEASNLSQQWVLIMLGASLVFAWFVTRVFMGRHVLMRLNEISRQLRQEHTDKTHLMMAVHGKDEIGNMARAVNQFLQDRLQLEKRTVQLSIATKRLAVQNSRLEQEAIIRAGQGHVLELIARSTELSEVLDSLAHLVESQLEGMMVSILVLDEDGKHLLHGAAPSLPQAYNQLIDGIAIGPKVGSCGTAVYRREPVIVTDIEQDPLWEEYRSVAASYGFRACWSTPILSHERNVLGTFALYSNTVRSPRSSETRLINMATPLAGIAIERQLTEKRIRYMGDHDALTGLPNRTLLEDRLKQAILYAQRYNRLVTVVFLDLDKFKLVNDSLGHSAGDELLKTVAQRMLECVRRTDTVVRLGGDEFVIILFDQPSDIDGVTPALHKIQEAILRPIQISGHTLHVTCSMGLATYPADGNDTDTLLSNADAAMYRAKELGRNSYQFYTSEMNNKVQGKLAMQDGLRNALNHNEFLLLYQPQVDLQSGQIIGVEALIRWQHPELGMVSPIKFIPQAEETGLIVPIGDWVIHAACRQNKAWQDAGCPPITMSVNISARQFIERNLIDRVRHALQETGLDPKYLELELTESLIMQDLQQAISKMKELQSMGISLSIDDFGTGYSSLAALKSFPIARLKIDQSFVRDLPDNENDKAIATAVISLGHKLNLKVIAEGVETEEQQTFLRENGCDEIQGHFFSRAVSAEDISLLLRTPRLPQSSRIVGSGAVSRERDVKRPGGPMARR, via the coding sequence GTGGAATCCATGACATTGGACGTTACTTCCCGACTCGTACGCTGGCTTTTGCCGCAATCGCTTCGCGCGCAGTTCACACTGGCGTTTCTGACGCTGGCGCTGCTGATCCTGGCGGGCGGTGCAACGGCGGTCTACGCGTTGCGTACTTCCAATAACGCCACCCGTCAGCTGACCGATGAACGACTGGTCCGCATGCAAAATGGGCAAGACATGCTGCAGCGCACCTTGCTGATCGAACGCCAGACCGATCAGCTTTTGACAACCCGCTCCCCCGACGCCCTGCGTTCAAGCTATGCGGCGACCGTTGAACAGCTTGAAGCCCTTGATCAACTGGTGCAGCAGCTGACTGCCGCGAACAGTGGCGTGGCGATACTGGACATGTATCAGTCGAGTCAGATGTTCCGCAATACTGCCAACATCGTTGCGCAACTGCGCGAAAGCCTGCTGCAAACGGAGGTCACCTTCGAGCAAACCGTGGAGGAACACACCGCCCGGTTAACCGCGACCCAGACGCGGGCCAGCCTGGAACTGGCGGTGTTGCTTTTCGATCTTCCGCAGGCACTCGACAGTGATGCCGTGCAACGGCTGCGAATCCGATATGAACGCCTGTCACGCACTGCCGGCCAGTTACCCGACGCTGATCTGGAAACGCCCGATCTCTTCACCCTTCGCCTAAATCTCATCAATCAGCAAAACGTCATACAGCGCTTCAATGAGGAACTGAAGAATGAGGCCGGGGTTCTGGTCGCGGTGGCCCGTGCGCAATCCAGTGCTTACACCGAAGACTATCGCGAGGCCGTGCAGCGCCTGGTTGAGGCCTCAAATCTTAGTCAGCAATGGGTGCTGATCATGCTGGGCGCCAGCCTGGTGTTCGCCTGGTTCGTGACCCGGGTTTTCATGGGCCGTCATGTGCTCATGCGACTGAATGAAATCAGCCGGCAACTGCGTCAGGAGCACACCGACAAAACGCATTTGATGATGGCGGTGCATGGGAAGGACGAGATCGGCAACATGGCTCGCGCGGTGAATCAATTCCTTCAAGATCGGCTTCAGCTGGAAAAAAGAACCGTCCAATTGAGCATCGCCACAAAGCGGCTCGCCGTGCAAAACAGTCGATTAGAGCAAGAAGCCATTATCCGCGCGGGACAAGGTCATGTCCTGGAGCTGATCGCCAGGAGCACCGAGCTATCAGAAGTCCTCGACAGTCTGGCTCACTTGGTCGAATCCCAACTGGAAGGGATGATGGTGTCGATCCTGGTGCTGGATGAGGATGGCAAGCACCTGCTGCACGGGGCAGCGCCCAGTTTGCCGCAAGCCTATAACCAACTCATCGACGGGATTGCGATCGGTCCGAAGGTTGGTTCATGCGGCACCGCGGTCTATCGACGCGAACCGGTCATCGTCACGGATATCGAGCAGGATCCGCTGTGGGAGGAATACCGTTCAGTCGCTGCGTCCTATGGATTTCGCGCCTGCTGGTCGACACCGATTCTGTCCCATGAGCGAAATGTCTTGGGTACGTTTGCCTTGTATTCCAACACCGTACGCAGCCCTCGCTCGAGCGAAACGCGACTGATCAACATGGCGACACCTCTTGCCGGCATCGCCATAGAACGCCAGCTGACCGAAAAGCGTATTCGCTACATGGGCGACCATGACGCACTGACCGGGCTGCCGAATCGCACGCTGCTCGAAGACCGCCTCAAACAGGCAATTCTTTACGCTCAGCGCTATAACCGCCTGGTGACGGTGGTGTTTCTCGATCTGGATAAATTCAAACTGGTGAATGACAGCCTCGGACACAGTGCTGGCGACGAACTGCTGAAAACCGTCGCCCAGCGCATGCTGGAGTGTGTACGCCGCACCGACACCGTCGTGCGCCTGGGTGGCGACGAGTTTGTGATCATCCTGTTCGACCAGCCCTCGGACATCGATGGCGTGACTCCCGCCCTGCACAAAATCCAGGAAGCCATCCTGCGGCCGATTCAAATCAGCGGCCATACACTCCACGTCACCTGCAGCATGGGCCTGGCCACCTACCCTGCCGATGGCAATGATACCGACACATTGCTCAGCAACGCGGACGCGGCCATGTACCGCGCCAAGGAATTGGGGCGCAACAGTTACCAGTTCTATACGAGCGAGATGAACAACAAGGTTCAAGGCAAACTCGCCATGCAGGACGGGCTTCGAAACGCGCTCAACCATAACGAATTCCTGCTGCTCTACCAGCCGCAGGTGGATTTGCAGTCAGGTCAGATTATCGGCGTAGAGGCGCTGATCCGCTGGCAGCACCCCGAACTCGGCATGGTCTCTCCAATCAAATTCATTCCGCAGGCCGAAGAGACCGGGTTGATCGTGCCCATCGGCGACTGGGTGATTCATGCCGCGTGCAGGCAGAACAAGGCCTGGCAGGATGCGGGTTGCCCGCCGATCACCATGTCGGTGAATATTTCCGCACGCCAGTTCATCGAAAGGAACCTGATCGACCGGGTGAGGCATGCCTTGCAAGAAACCGGACTGGACCCGAAGTACCTTGAGCTGGAGCTGACCGAAAGCCTGATCATGCAAGACCTTCAGCAAGCCATCAGCAAAATGAAAGAACTGCAATCAATGGGCATCAGTCTCTCGATCGACGACTTCGGAACCGGCTACTCCAGCCTCGCCGCCTTGAAAAGCTTCCCGATCGCGAGACTCAAGATCGACCAGTCTTTCGTACGCGATCTGCCCGACAACGAGAACGACAAAGCCATCGCCACCGCAGTGATCTCGCTGGGGCACAAACTGAACCTCAAAGTCATTGCAGAAGGCGTCGAAACCGAAGAACAGCAAACCTTCCTGCGCGAAAACGGCTGCGATGAAATTCAGGGCCACTTTTTCAGCAGAGCGGTCAGCGCAGAGGACATCAGTCTGTTACTGCGTACGCCACGGTTGCCTCAATCAAGTCGCATTGTGGGCTCTGGCGCGGTAAGTCGAGAGCGCGATGTGAAACGCCCAGGCGGTCCGATGGCTAGGCGTTGA
- a CDS encoding substrate-binding domain-containing protein has protein sequence MIQAQEIVARATLEAVRWSGPESGPQALRGKSIAFVAEDLRNGGILGVAQGAREAAKAMGWTLKIFDGAGSSAGRAKAFSDALAAKPDGLILCGSDAVENNAALMRFAKNDVPVVGWHAGARPGPIDGTPVAMNVTTDPLEVARLTAMAAVAQSNGRAGVVILTDSKYSIAMAKAKAMENVIRACRECTLLEVRDVAISESSEKMPAITKELLQRYGKRWTHALAINDIYFDYSIASLTNAAIPSDGISLLSAGDGSASAFLRIQAKTYQTVTVAEPLNLHGWQVMDELNRLFAGQPVSGFVAPIHLVNADNIAFDGGKKFQYDPDNGYRDIYRHQWNP, from the coding sequence GTGATCCAGGCGCAGGAAATCGTCGCCAGGGCCACCCTCGAAGCTGTTCGCTGGAGCGGCCCTGAATCCGGTCCGCAAGCCCTGCGAGGCAAAAGCATCGCGTTTGTCGCAGAAGATCTGCGTAACGGCGGCATTCTCGGTGTCGCGCAGGGCGCTCGCGAGGCAGCCAAGGCGATGGGCTGGACGCTGAAGATATTCGATGGCGCGGGATCATCGGCCGGGCGCGCCAAGGCCTTTTCCGATGCCCTGGCAGCGAAACCCGACGGCCTCATCCTGTGCGGCTCCGATGCCGTTGAGAACAATGCAGCGCTGATGCGCTTCGCCAAAAATGATGTGCCGGTGGTTGGCTGGCACGCCGGGGCACGCCCCGGGCCGATTGACGGTACGCCGGTGGCCATGAACGTCACCACTGACCCGCTCGAAGTGGCGCGCCTCACCGCCATGGCAGCAGTCGCACAGTCAAACGGACGCGCCGGCGTGGTCATCCTGACCGATTCCAAATACAGCATCGCCATGGCGAAAGCCAAGGCCATGGAAAATGTTATTCGGGCCTGTCGGGAATGTACGTTGCTGGAAGTGCGCGATGTCGCGATCTCCGAAAGTAGTGAGAAAATGCCAGCGATCACCAAGGAGCTGCTGCAGCGCTATGGCAAGCGCTGGACCCACGCACTGGCCATCAACGATATCTATTTCGACTACTCGATTGCCTCTTTGACCAATGCCGCAATACCCAGTGACGGGATCAGTCTGTTGTCTGCCGGTGATGGCAGCGCTTCGGCTTTTTTGCGCATACAGGCGAAAACCTACCAGACCGTCACCGTCGCCGAGCCGCTCAACCTGCATGGCTGGCAAGTGATGGATGAATTGAACCGGTTGTTTGCAGGTCAGCCGGTGAGCGGTTTCGTCGCGCCGATTCACCTGGTCAATGCCGACAATATAGCCTTCGACGGCGGGAAGAAATTCCAGTACGACCCAGACAATGGCTATCGAGACATCTATCGCCACCAGTGGAATCCATGA
- a CDS encoding PAS domain-containing sensor histidine kinase has product MDTPPVDRPSTEPQSRAEKLAEFRRQQTLLKTGALQDAIFNSAYFSSIATDEKGVIQIFNVGAERMLGYLSEDVINKITPADISDADELITRAAALSLELKTPITPGFEALVFKASRGIEDIYELTYIRKDGSRLSAMVSVTSLRDSTETIIGYLLIGTDNTARKQEEAAQALLDQRLRDQQFYTRSLIESNIDALMMTNPQGIITDVNKQMMALTGRTRDELIGAPCKNFFTDPARADAAIKRVLSENKVSDYELTVRAYDGTETVVSYNAATFHDRDRKLQGVFAAARDVTERKRFERTLEEKNIELEHASHMKSEFLATMSHELRTPLNAIIGFSEALKDGMVGDMTDTQREYIGDIFTSGQHLLSLINDILDLSKVEAGMMELELEPVELQNLLSNSLLIVREKAALQRIQLKLETDTELGTFELDLRKTKQIIYNLLANAVKFSAPGDVVTVAVRQVPRAQVGTIEGDWPAYGFQLADSDYEEFLELSVSDTGIGIAQSDMDKLFRAFSQIDSSLARKFEGTGLGLAMVKQLTELHGGSVAVASREGTGARFAAWLPIRRSPSVEAPWLKS; this is encoded by the coding sequence ATGGACACGCCGCCAGTAGATCGTCCTTCCACCGAGCCCCAGTCTCGCGCCGAGAAGCTTGCCGAGTTTCGCCGACAACAGACCTTGCTCAAGACCGGCGCCCTTCAAGACGCCATCTTTAACAGTGCCTACTTTTCCAGTATCGCCACCGACGAAAAAGGCGTCATTCAGATCTTCAACGTCGGCGCCGAACGCATGCTCGGTTATCTGTCGGAAGACGTAATCAACAAGATCACCCCCGCCGACATTTCCGATGCCGACGAATTGATTACCCGCGCCGCGGCGCTCAGCCTGGAGCTCAAGACACCGATCACGCCAGGGTTCGAAGCGCTGGTATTCAAGGCGTCCCGGGGTATTGAAGATATCTATGAGCTGACCTACATCCGCAAGGATGGCAGCCGGCTGTCGGCGATGGTGTCGGTCACGTCGTTGCGCGACAGCACCGAAACCATCATCGGCTATCTGCTGATCGGCACCGATAACACCGCGCGCAAGCAGGAAGAAGCTGCGCAGGCGTTGCTGGATCAGCGTCTGCGCGACCAGCAGTTTTATACGCGCTCGTTGATCGAGTCGAACATCGATGCCCTGATGATGACCAATCCCCAGGGCATCATTACCGACGTCAACAAACAAATGATGGCGTTGACGGGGCGGACCCGGGACGAATTGATTGGCGCGCCGTGCAAGAACTTTTTCACCGACCCGGCCCGTGCTGACGCGGCGATCAAGCGTGTACTCAGTGAAAACAAAGTCAGCGATTACGAGCTGACCGTGCGCGCCTACGATGGCACCGAAACGGTCGTTTCCTATAACGCGGCGACCTTTCATGATCGCGATCGCAAGCTGCAAGGCGTGTTCGCCGCCGCCCGGGATGTGACGGAGCGCAAGCGCTTCGAGCGCACGCTGGAAGAGAAGAACATCGAGCTTGAACACGCCAGCCACATGAAGTCCGAGTTCCTCGCCACCATGTCGCATGAGCTGCGCACGCCGCTGAACGCCATCATCGGTTTTTCCGAAGCGCTCAAGGACGGCATGGTCGGTGATATGACCGATACCCAGCGTGAGTACATCGGCGACATCTTCACCAGTGGCCAGCACTTGCTGTCACTCATCAATGACATCCTCGACCTGTCCAAGGTCGAAGCCGGGATGATGGAACTGGAGCTGGAGCCCGTCGAACTGCAAAACCTGCTGAGCAACAGTTTGTTGATCGTGCGCGAGAAAGCCGCACTGCAACGCATCCAGTTGAAACTCGAGACCGATACCGAGCTTGGCACCTTCGAACTCGATCTGCGCAAGACCAAACAGATCATCTACAACCTGTTGGCCAATGCCGTGAAATTCAGTGCGCCGGGCGACGTGGTGACCGTGGCGGTGCGCCAGGTGCCGAGGGCTCAAGTGGGCACGATCGAGGGGGACTGGCCAGCTTACGGCTTCCAGCTCGCGGACAGCGACTATGAGGAATTTCTGGAGCTGAGTGTCAGCGACACCGGCATCGGCATAGCCCAGAGCGATATGGACAAGTTATTCAGGGCCTTCAGTCAGATCGATAGCAGTCTGGCGCGTAAATTCGAGGGCACCGGTCTAGGCTTGGCAATGGTCAAGCAACTGACTGAACTCCATGGCGGCAGTGTCGCCGTGGCCAGTCGTGAAGGCACGGGCGCCCGATTTGCTGCGTGGTTGCCTATCCGTCGTTCCCCCAGTGTGGAGGCGCCGTGGCTGAAATCCTGA
- a CDS encoding response regulator: MAEILIVEDNAANMRLARLLLTSAGHSVVCATDAETGLKLARERQPALILMDIQLPGMDGLKATSLLKSDALTAAIPVIALTAMAMKEDEEKTRLAGCNAYIIKPLRYKELYRVIDTLLQNNLPQQPST, translated from the coding sequence GTGGCTGAAATCCTGATCGTCGAAGACAACGCCGCCAACATGCGTCTGGCCCGGCTGCTGCTCACCAGCGCCGGGCACAGCGTCGTGTGCGCGACCGATGCGGAAACCGGCCTGAAACTGGCGCGCGAGCGACAGCCGGCGCTGATTCTCATGGACATCCAGCTGCCGGGAATGGATGGCCTGAAGGCCACCTCGCTGCTCAAGAGCGATGCGCTGACAGCCGCGATCCCGGTGATCGCGCTCACCGCCATGGCCATGAAGGAAGACGAGGAAAAAACCCGCCTGGCGGGCTGCAATGCTTACATCATCAAGCCGTTACGCTACAAAGAGCTCTACCGGGTCATCGATACGTTGCTGCAAAACAATCTGCCTCAACAGCCCTCTACTTGA
- a CDS encoding EAL domain-containing response regulator encodes MSDIAATLLIVDDEPHVCKLLQILLQNQGYQTLTAGSGEEALLMVAQQPPDLILLDIMMPGMDGFEVARQLKTDKATSNIPIIMLSALGEHSARISGLEAGAEDFLSKPVESAELWLRVRNLLRLKAFGDYLKSHSLMLEEQLQQRTIDLERFRSAMDASGDAIFLINRSTMRLIEFNRRACQVLGYTPEELLSKTPADLSEDSTEELEVLYDQIIAGRGPIEATETQIRCKDGSFLPVEIHRQAYKTGDDWIIVGIARDITQRKETDQRMLKMAHYDTLTGLPNRKLFFTTLQMGLTQASLSHWQLAVVTVDLDDFSSVNETWGHLLGDRMLAELGQRLTNCLNVSDTLGRMDGDEFALILMIREGQVDPLQTVERIRETLREPFQLGGQSTAMTASIGIALYPDDGDDAHGLIKHANTAMHRAKKIGRDTYRFYTAQMNEEASARQSMETALREAVKQQAFELFYQPKIGLADGRVCGLEALLRWPRPGQANVSPAVFVPILESLGLITQVGNWVITRVCKQIADWQGAGKGSFQVAVNVSGQQIIEGDLIASIRQALIDHQIEPHWLEIELTESSLMENTSHTIASLQTLQQLGVKVSIDDFGTGYSSLAYLRRFPIDKLKIDIAFIREVTSNPQDAAIARTIIELAHSLNLQVVAEGVETPEQLAFLTANGCDQVQGYLFSRPLPVTELESFLQGQQCFT; translated from the coding sequence ATGTCCGACATTGCCGCTACTTTATTGATCGTCGACGATGAACCGCATGTCTGCAAATTGCTGCAGATCCTGCTGCAGAACCAGGGGTATCAGACTTTAACGGCCGGTTCGGGCGAAGAAGCCCTGCTCATGGTTGCGCAACAACCACCGGACTTGATCCTGCTCGATATCATGATGCCGGGCATGGACGGTTTCGAAGTCGCCCGCCAGCTGAAAACGGACAAAGCCACCTCGAACATCCCGATCATCATGCTGTCCGCCCTCGGCGAGCACAGTGCGCGGATTTCCGGGCTGGAAGCGGGCGCTGAAGATTTCCTCAGCAAACCGGTGGAGAGCGCCGAGTTGTGGCTGCGGGTGCGCAACCTGCTGAGACTCAAGGCGTTTGGCGATTACCTGAAAAGCCACAGCCTGATGCTGGAAGAGCAACTGCAACAGCGCACCATCGACCTTGAGCGTTTTCGTTCGGCCATGGACGCGTCGGGTGACGCGATTTTCCTGATCAACCGCAGCACCATGCGGCTGATCGAGTTCAATCGCCGTGCCTGCCAAGTGCTTGGCTACACCCCGGAAGAGCTCCTGAGCAAGACACCGGCCGATCTCAGCGAAGACTCCACCGAAGAACTGGAGGTTTTGTACGACCAGATCATCGCCGGCCGAGGCCCCATTGAAGCCACGGAAACGCAGATCCGCTGCAAGGACGGCAGTTTCCTGCCGGTAGAAATTCACCGCCAAGCCTATAAGACCGGGGATGACTGGATCATCGTCGGCATTGCGCGGGACATCACGCAGCGTAAGGAAACCGATCAGCGCATGCTGAAAATGGCCCATTACGACACGTTGACCGGGCTGCCCAATCGCAAACTATTCTTCACTACCTTGCAAATGGGGCTGACCCAGGCGTCGCTCAGTCACTGGCAACTGGCGGTGGTGACCGTCGACCTGGACGATTTCAGCAGCGTCAACGAAACCTGGGGCCACCTACTGGGCGATCGAATGCTGGCGGAGCTGGGCCAGCGACTGACCAACTGCCTGAATGTGAGCGACACACTGGGGCGCATGGACGGTGACGAATTTGCGTTGATCCTGATGATTCGCGAGGGCCAGGTGGACCCGCTGCAAACCGTCGAGCGCATACGCGAAACACTGCGCGAGCCTTTTCAGCTCGGCGGCCAATCAACCGCGATGACTGCCAGCATTGGCATTGCCCTGTACCCGGATGACGGGGACGACGCACATGGGTTGATCAAGCACGCGAACACCGCCATGCACCGGGCGAAGAAGATTGGCCGGGATACTTATCGGTTTTATACGGCGCAAATGAATGAAGAGGCCTCGGCGCGGCAATCGATGGAAACCGCGTTACGTGAGGCGGTGAAGCAGCAGGCGTTCGAGCTGTTTTACCAACCCAAGATCGGCCTGGCCGACGGCCGAGTGTGCGGGCTGGAAGCGCTGCTGCGCTGGCCACGTCCGGGGCAGGCGAATGTCTCGCCGGCGGTGTTCGTGCCGATACTGGAAAGCCTCGGGCTGATTACCCAGGTCGGCAACTGGGTGATCACCCGTGTGTGCAAGCAAATCGCCGATTGGCAAGGCGCAGGGAAAGGCTCCTTCCAGGTGGCGGTTAACGTCTCCGGCCAACAGATCATCGAAGGTGATCTGATCGCCAGCATCCGCCAGGCGCTCATTGATCATCAGATTGAACCCCACTGGCTTGAGATCGAGCTGACGGAAAGCTCGCTGATGGAGAACACGTCGCACACCATCGCCAGCTTGCAGACCCTGCAACAACTGGGGGTCAAGGTGTCCATCGACGACTTTGGCACCGGTTATTCAAGCCTCGCGTACCTGCGGCGGTTTCCGATCGACAAACTCAAGATCGACATCGCCTTCATTCGTGAAGTGACGAGTAACCCCCAGGACGCGGCCATTGCCAGGACCATCATCGAATTGGCCCACAGCCTCAACCTGCAAGTGGTCGCCGAAGGGGTGGAGACCCCCGAGCAACTGGCGTTCCTCACGGCCAACGGTTGCGATCAGGTGCAAGGCTATCTGTTCAGCCGGCCACTGCCCGTCACGGAGTTGGAGTCTTTTCTGCAGGGGCAGCAGTGCTTCACCTGA
- a CDS encoding NAD(P)-dependent alcohol dehydrogenase, with amino-acid sequence MTKTYSYAAQGAKDSLKPFTFERRAPGADDVQIDILYCGVCHSDLHTVKNEWHNTLYPSVPGHEIVGRVTAVGANVSKFKVGDLAGVGCMVDSCQHCASCAEGDEQYCENGFTGTYNGPVFGGENTFGGYSDNIVVKEKFVLRISHGDANLAAVAPLLCAGITTYSPLHHWKVGPGKKVGVVGLGGLGHMAVKIAHAMGAHVVLFTTSPNKREDGLRLGADEVVVSKNPDEMAKFANTLDFILNTVAAPHDLDAFLGLLKRDGTMTLVGAPDSPHPSPSVFNLIFKRRSLAGSLIGGIQETQDMLDFCAQHGIVSDIEMINIQDINEAYGRMLKGDVKYRFVIDMSSLKKEANAA; translated from the coding sequence ATGACCAAGACTTACAGCTATGCCGCGCAAGGCGCCAAGGACTCGCTCAAGCCTTTCACCTTCGAACGTCGCGCCCCGGGCGCTGATGATGTGCAGATCGATATCCTCTATTGCGGCGTGTGCCATTCCGACCTTCACACCGTAAAAAACGAGTGGCACAACACCCTGTATCCGTCGGTGCCGGGCCATGAAATTGTGGGTCGTGTAACCGCGGTCGGCGCAAATGTCAGCAAGTTCAAGGTTGGCGACCTGGCCGGCGTTGGCTGCATGGTAGACAGCTGCCAGCACTGTGCATCGTGTGCGGAAGGCGACGAGCAATATTGTGAAAATGGCTTCACCGGTACTTACAACGGTCCGGTGTTTGGCGGCGAGAACACCTTCGGTGGTTACTCGGACAATATCGTGGTGAAGGAGAAGTTCGTTCTGAGAATTTCCCACGGTGACGCCAATCTGGCTGCTGTCGCGCCGCTGCTGTGTGCCGGCATCACCACGTATTCGCCTCTGCATCACTGGAAGGTTGGTCCTGGCAAGAAAGTCGGCGTAGTCGGTCTCGGCGGTCTGGGGCATATGGCCGTGAAGATTGCGCATGCCATGGGCGCGCATGTGGTGTTGTTCACCACGTCGCCGAACAAGCGTGAAGACGGTTTGCGTCTGGGCGCCGATGAAGTGGTGGTATCAAAAAATCCGGATGAGATGGCCAAGTTTGCCAACACCCTGGATTTCATCCTCAACACGGTTGCCGCGCCGCATGATCTGGACGCGTTCCTCGGCCTGCTCAAGCGCGATGGCACGATGACGCTGGTCGGCGCGCCGGACAGTCCGCATCCGTCGCCGTCAGTGTTCAACCTGATCTTCAAGCGCCGCAGTCTGGCCGGTTCGTTGATTGGCGGGATTCAGGAAACCCAGGACATGCTGGATTTCTGCGCCCAGCACGGGATTGTTTCGGATATCGAGATGATCAACATTCAGGACATCAACGAAGCCTATGGCCGGATGTTGAAGGGCGATGTGAAGTATCGGTTTGTGATTGATATGAGCAGCCTCAAGAAAGAAGCGAATGCTGCTTGA